The window CCACAGATGCCATATCAGCGCCGTAGATTGTCGAATGGCCTTTTTCTGATCTCACATATATCGTATCCGAGTCAGAATGCATGGCAATAAAGTCGCATTTGCAGTTCGCCGAAGCGACAACTTTGTCTATTTTCTGAAGCTGTTTCTTTGAGATATAACTCTCATCATCGTTTCCGCCACCAAACATACCGCCTCCGCCCCCGGGAGAGCATAATAAAATTTCCCGACTCAGAAAGCTCTGCTGTAACGGAAAGAGTCATATTTGCACCGGGGATACCTATGGAAATGATTGCGACGACACCAATTACAATTCCTATTGCTGCAAGAAGTGACCTTGTGAAATGAAGACTAACATTTCTAATGGACAGGTCAAAGAATATATCGTCCAGAATCATTTTTTTATCCTCCCGTCAGCAAAGATAATCTTCTTTTTGGCGTATTCGACTGTATCTTCATCATGAGTGACCATTACAATCGTTCTGCCCCGATAAGGTCTGAAAGCATCTCCATTATCTGGACACTGGTCTTTGAATCCAGATTTCCGGTAGGTTCATCGCACAAAAGAATTTTGGGGTCATTTACAATTGCACGTGCAATTGCGACCCTCTGTTGCTGACCGCCTGAAATTTCATTTGGCCTGTGATAAATTCTCGTTTCGTCAAGCCCGACCATTTTAAGAAGTTTTCCCGGGTATCCGGTATCGTCTCTCTTCCTGTATTTTAGAATCATCGGATATTCCACATTCTCTTTTAAGTCAAGAAGTGGAATCAGGTTGAATTTCTGGAAAATGTAACCCATCTTATCCCTTCTTAAGTCCGTAAGTTCGTCGTCGGAAAGAGTACCTACATCTTTTCCGTCGATTTAAAGTTTACCTGACGTCGGAACGTCAAGGCATCCAATCTGGTTAAGCAGAGTGGACTTCCCGGACCCTGAAGGACCCATGATTGCAACAAACTCCCTTCATATATCTCAAATACTTTTTTTAATTTTAACAGGGACAACCTGAAAATCGGATTTTTCGGTTGCATCATTACAACATAAATTCTGTTGTAATGTTGTATCCGGTTGTTTTATTTGCAAACATCAGTCTTATCGTCTGTGCAAGATAAACAGTCTTTTTTCTGCGGGCTGTAAATTTTACGTCAATTCCTTTTCTGGAAGAGATGCCAGGGATCGGCGGACGCCTTAACCTGATGGGGATGTTCACTACATCCGCCTCCTGTCTGTGTGGCATGTTTTACAACATGTTATCAATATGTTACTATGCCTACGGTTACATGATATGCTTATCTTGTAGAATACATTGAATTGCAGTGATTCAGGGATTATTGTCAATATTTTATAAATTCTTATTTTTAATCTTAAAAAAGGACAGTCCGACAACAGAGTGATACTTAAACAATTCCATTTAATATCAGGCAGTAACTCATTTTTCTCAAAAGAGAGATTCCTTTTTGCGACAACTGCTTTTTTCTCAAAACCTGTAAGATAAGGAAAAAATGTCAAACAAAAACGTAAAAAATACCTGAAAATAACATTTTTTTAAACTATCTCTTTTACAGATAATTCAAAACACCAGAAATTAAGATAAACAAAAAAAGCTTTTTCTGCGTTATTCTAATGGTAACAATTGCAGCGTTAGATGTTTCCCGAGAACTCGCGTATCTCAGTACACCATCTGACGTGAGCAGGCTTAACTGCCGGGTTCGGAATGAGTCCGGGTGTGTCCCTGCTGCTATGGCCGCAATTGAATTCGGAAATCAAGGATTTCCTGTAAACTCATTATTTCTGACGAAATAATTTCACATTTGGAAATCAAGGATTTCCTGTAAACTCATTATTTCTGACGAAATAATTTCACATTTGGAAATCAAGGATTTCCTGTAAACTCATTATTTCTGACGAAATAATTTCACATTTGGAAATCAAGGATTTCCTGCACCTTCGAACCTTATGATGAAGGTTCTTCAGGAAGCCAAGGCCCGGATTCAGGAATCTAAATCCAAATCTTTCGTATTTAAAAAATTTTAACCTTTGTCTTCTTACTAGTTATACCTCTAAGTTGAAAAATCTTGTGCGCCTTCTAAAAAATTTTAATATAGTCGCTCACCCACCGCTTCCTCACTCTGTTCTGCAGCGGGAGGTTCGCGGATCTGGCTCTGGTTGAAATTATCTTAGTCGCCAGAAACAGGCTCGATCTTCTCGCCTGTTACCGGCCACCCCTTCGCTTTCGGGGATGAGTAAACATCCCCACGCTCCGGGATGACCTATCCCTCCCGCCGCTATTCACGGCTCCTCCCCTCCGGGCAGTGGATAAGACAGACAGCTATTAGTCCCGGCGGGCGTAATATAAACCAGCTCAACCGAGGAAAACAAGGCCGGCGTTGCAAAGCGAGACTTGCGAGCGAGCAATCCCGGCCGATAAAATAAAAAAAGGAGAATTCATTCCTCCCCACCCCCAATGAGGAAGTCCGCTGCCCTCTGTGCATCTCCGGCGGCCCGGATAACATCGACAGCTGAGCCGTTTCTGATGTGCCGGAGCCACCCTGCAATATAGGCTGCCTGGTTATCGACCACAGGCATGTCGATCCCGGTCATCGCACACAGGAAGGCAGAACCCATCTCCGCCGTCAGCTCTTCCCGGCTGTAATGCTCACTCCCGAACCTGATAGGCCCGGTCACTCCCGGACGCTTCAGACGGGATTCATGCCCGGTCCAGTGAGTCAGTTCGTGGAAGAAGGTCGAATAGTATTCTTCCGGAGACTCGAACCGTTCCATATCTGGCATGTGGATAATATCAGCGGTCGGAAGATATGCAGGGTTCCCCGGCCGAACCTTCGGGCAATTTCTTTCAATCACTTCATCGCAGGACGTGATTGCCCGGATCTCGCCGACAGCATCTTTCTCGATCCCTTCGCACTGTGAGAGGTTGAAGACCGAATAATACCTTACAAGCGGTCGCTCTCGGTGAGACATCACAAGGACCACGTCGCCCTGTTCGTTCACAACCGACCGGGCCTCTTCAAAGGACCAGAAGACAACAATACCATATGCCTTCTCCCCTTTTCGGACATACCCCCCGAGCTGTTTAATCTGTTTGTAAGTTCCCCACCATTCATGACCGGAGAGCAGCAGACGGTTAATGCCACGGTAGGGCCTTCCTGTCAGAACATTACACGGCGACAGGCTCTGCCACGACTGATGCCAAGGAATCTTCCCGGAAGACAGAGAGGAGATTATCCTCTCCCTGACTATCTCATAGACATTCACCATCAGCAGACACCCCCTGCATTTGGGATGTGGTTGTTGTCGGCAGCCTCAGCCCGGTAGTGCTCACGGATGCAGTCCACATCCACGGGCAGATCAGCGAAAAGCTGATATGTCTTCTGGTCAAAATCGATACTTATCTCGATGAGAGCTTTCAGTGCAGCTAACTTTTGCGGGGAAGCTGCCCCTTTCTTTATCTGTTTTGTAGTCATTTCGATCTACCTCAGCCGGTGCTCAACCGCGACCGACTGAGTGCGGGGATAAAACGGCAAACGGAGTATGGCTGTCGCTCATCAGAGCGACCGGCTTACCCGTTTGACGGAGACCCGCGTTTACAAGAGGAGGTTTACAGTGCCGTGCAGGGGAGCGACGAAAGAAGAGAGGAGCGGATTCGCACGGCTGTTTGGGCGGTTATTCAGAAGGAGGAGTAAAATAAGGGTTTTTTTAAAATTGAATGAGAATCTAGTCTACAAATCTCTTATTTAGTTGTTTACGAAAAACTATCACTTTCCAAGTTTTCTTTGCATCAGACAGTTTTGTGATTTCTTTCCTAAATTCCAGATATGAATTTGAATCCAGATCAAGACTATCTAAATGAGCAATAAGATTTTGATAAAACTTATCAATTCTATTTCCATAAATGTCATTATAAGAGAAACTGCATAAAGGATCATCTTCAGCAGAATTAAAATCAACTTTCATATAAGGGATTTTTTGTATTTTTTTGATTAATTCTTTATATATATCAATATAATTATCCCCAATGCCTCCAACAATTAGAATACTTCCACCATTTCTCAACGCCCGACAAATACTATCCAATTGATGATCTAAACGACTGACCTGTTCAGATATAGTAATAAAATTACTAAATATAACTAAATTATAGCGATAAGCATCTTTCCATCCCCCTACCTCTTCATCAACAATTTTCTGAGCATCCCCCTTTGAACAACCATATTCTTCCATATATTTTTCAATTAAATCTTGTTGATATTTCAATTTCAAACTTTGAAAATCGACCTTATAAACATCATTAAAACTCCCTAAATGATAAGGAATTCTTGTGTGCTCATTTCTTTTTCCGTAAATATGCTCATTAAAATGATGTAACCATTTTCTGAAAGCACAACTAAATTCGATATAATCCAATGAAAAATCTAAATTAATGAATTTCTCGATTCTTTTGTCCTCACCAAATTGCTTCAATGACCTGTAACAATCTGAAACGCCCAATGACATATTCCCCGGACCAATACCAACTTCTAATATATCTGAACTTTTTTCACGTACTGGTAACAGTCCTTCACGAACTAATAGACGAGATATTAATTGAGCTCTATGATAGCGATTCAAAAGATGCATTAAACTGTAAGCGACAGATTCAAACTCATTATCGAAATGAAGATCATTACAATTTTCCATAACTAATATGATTCTGTCAAATACTTCTTCACAATAATGCTTATCAGTAAGTATATTTGATACTAGAAACTCTTCAAAAAGATTACAGATTTCATTAAAATCGTCATATACTCTTTTATTCTCAGTCTCCCAAATCGTAAATTCTTCGTATTTGGAAATTAAAAATTTTGTATTTGAAATTCTACGAGTCTCCATGATTCAAAAATAATCTAACTATGGCACTAATTAATTTATTCAAAAAGAATTCAATTAATAAAAAAAAATATTTTAAAGAAAATGCGAAGAAAGGGGTTCGAACTCTCGAACACCTACGTGATTCGGCCCTGAACCAAAAATTAAACAATCCCAAGATCTTTCCTCAGTCTTTCAAGAATCAGATTCTAGTCTCCACTCTTCTTCACCTTCTCCATTAATTCTTCAATCTTAATTGCACCTTCCCTACTGAACACAATCGAACAACTAGTACATTATAGCACAGAACTATGTTTACTCATCTTACACCAGCGCTAGCGTAATAATTAAAGACGGCCGACAATCATAACAGGATAAGGCCCTGCCCATATCCGGGAAAATAAATTCGGGCCGGAAATATATCATCTGTTTTTTTCTATTCAGCCGGAGCTTTCTGCTGACAGCAGTAAGCGGAGGCGGTATCAGGCAGCCGGGAACAGGCGAGAAGGGCGAGCCTGTTACGGGCGTAACAAACATCAGTGCATTAGTGAAGATCAGCGAACCTCCCGCTGCAGAACAGAGTGAGGCAGCGGTGGGTGAGCGACTACCGGCAATTTAGTTTAAAGTAAAGCTTAAATAGCCTCCCAAATACGCGAATATTCCGGAAAAATAGACCTTCACAGAAGCCCTGTATTCCACGATCTTGGATGATCTCAATATAATCATCGTCTGAAAATATGCGTTAATAAGAGGCCATTATATCTCTGCAAAATGGGCTTTAATTCCTTTAAAAAAGAATTTATGCCTTTTAAAATTTAGAATTCCAACATCTAGTGAAAAAAAAGTGAAATAGACTTAATAATTGGATTTTCAGGCCCAATTTCAATCATGAATTCTCATAATCCAAGCATAATGCATGTTTTAATTTTAAAGCATCTGTTGTAGTTTTCTGCTTGACTCGGTCACATAAGGGTAGAAAAAAATTGTATTTCTTTCTCTGATAGACAACAAGTAGCCATAGGATAAAATTTTGATATTTTCTTTTTGCTATTGTAAATTATAATAGCATCAATTTCATTATAATCATCACGGTTACAGCTCATTAAATTAGGCCATGCATATGTATTGTTGATTATAAGAATTACTATGGAGTCATTGCCCTGAGTGACCTCAGAAATTTGATTTAAGATTTTATTTACAACTATTACTTCATCTCTCGGATTACCAAAATAATCGTCGGTTTCAATACCGAATTCTGGAGTATAAAATCCTGGATGGGGAACCACCTCAAACATCTGCTCAACCCTCATGCTCATTCGAGGTGTTGTTATTTCAATTAGAATGTCTCTTCCGTTCGGGCAGATTTTAAAATCAAGATTTTTCTTTGTGTTTTTATTTATTATCACATCTTTTTCAGGATTACATCCTGCTCTTTTTAATGTATCATATACTTCAATCTCAGAAAAAAAGTTAAAAAAATTACTCAGGATTTTATCACCAAATTCAATATTTGCATATTCTGGATATAATTTCAACCAACATTCCAAGGATTCAATTAATTTTTTGAAATCTTTTTGACTATTAAGATGTAATAAAATTCCTCCAATAAGAAATTCAGCAATT of the Methanomicrobium sp. W14 genome contains:
- a CDS encoding ArdC family protein; translation: MVNVYEIVRERIISSLSSGKIPWHQSWQSLSPCNVLTGRPYRGINRLLLSGHEWWGTYKQIKQLGGYVRKGEKAYGIVVFWSFEEARSVVNEQGDVVLVMSHRERPLVRYYSVFNLSQCEGIEKDAVGEIRAITSCDEVIERNCPKVRPGNPAYLPTADIIHMPDMERFESPEEYYSTFFHELTHWTGHESRLKRPGVTGPIRFGSEHYSREELTAEMGSAFLCAMTGIDMPVVDNQAAYIAGWLRHIRNGSAVDVIRAAGDAQRAADFLIGGGEE
- a CDS encoding ABC transporter permease — encoded protein: MILDDIFFDLSIRNVSLHFTRSLLAAIGIVIGVVAIISIGIPGANMTLSVTAELSESGNFIMLSRGRRRYVWWRKR